From the Planctomycetota bacterium genome, one window contains:
- a CDS encoding DNA gyrase subunit B, with the protein MSGQKVTKEYNAADIQALKGLEAVRKRPGMYIGDTTTRGLHQLVLEIVNNSVDEAMAGHAENIWVKINADGSASVSDDGRGMPVGMHPTEKRETLEVIMCELHAGGKFGGGSYKVSGGLHGVGASVVNALSEWCEVEVARGGKVYHIEFERGDVSSPIKVIGKRDKTGTKVSFMPDAQIFPDINLDYDRLVARCRELAYLNESLAFYIEDERTGKKDEFKYSKGIIQFVKQLNEGKEALHAHVVYLEKEEDGKESPMSLAIAMQYSDGYSENIHSFANAINTPEGGTHLSGFKTALTRTMNYYAKSNNLIKDEKEMPSGDDLREGLAAVVTVKLPNPQFEGNTKHKLSSGEIEGFVTQAVNETLGTWLEEHPADAKRIFQKGLLARHAREAARKARELTRKGALSSGGLPGKLWDCSSKDMESTELYIVEGQSAGGTAKGGRDRVFQAILPIKGKILTVEKARIDKMLGHEEIRTIVQALSCGIGLQEFDINKLRYGKIVIMTDADVDGSHIRTLLLTFFFRQIPELVRLGKIFIAQPPLYQVARGKSVEYVLNDHRMNEVLVTLAMRSNAALILRDAKGKETGRIEGEALRRVIRELTRLEELCVVSQYRGLQFPRLLESRAKDPEGKNRLPSFILAWRGHDELFHREADAMKALAAHKLKLVDVGTSHEGEDPATLATLRVLHENREIDKIFESLEKAGLSMSHWTLVQEEGVTGERLPTRYGWLVQNEKSKDTELVEVANIPSILQKLHEVGRRGIEVKRFKGLGEMEAIQLWDTTMDPARRTLLRVTWDQASNADNLFSILMGEDVEQRRNYIEKHALEVKNLDI; encoded by the coding sequence ATCAGTGGGCAGAAGGTCACCAAAGAATACAATGCGGCGGACATTCAAGCGCTTAAGGGCCTCGAGGCTGTGCGCAAACGTCCCGGCATGTATATTGGGGACACAACCACCCGCGGACTTCATCAGCTAGTACTGGAAATCGTCAACAATTCTGTTGATGAAGCGATGGCCGGCCACGCTGAGAATATCTGGGTCAAGATTAACGCCGACGGTTCGGCCTCAGTTTCGGACGATGGGCGCGGAATGCCTGTTGGCATGCATCCCACCGAGAAGCGCGAGACCCTCGAAGTAATCATGTGCGAGCTCCACGCGGGTGGAAAGTTCGGCGGCGGAAGCTACAAGGTTTCCGGAGGCCTGCACGGCGTGGGCGCCTCGGTGGTGAATGCGCTGTCCGAATGGTGCGAGGTCGAAGTGGCGCGCGGCGGCAAGGTCTACCACATCGAATTTGAACGGGGCGACGTGAGTTCCCCCATCAAGGTGATTGGAAAACGGGATAAGACCGGCACCAAGGTGTCGTTCATGCCCGATGCGCAGATATTTCCCGATATCAATCTGGATTATGACCGGCTGGTGGCGCGTTGCCGCGAACTGGCTTATCTCAACGAATCCCTCGCCTTCTACATCGAAGACGAACGCACGGGCAAGAAGGATGAATTCAAGTACAGCAAGGGGATCATCCAGTTCGTCAAGCAACTCAACGAAGGCAAAGAAGCGCTACACGCCCATGTGGTCTATCTGGAAAAAGAGGAAGATGGAAAAGAGTCTCCGATGTCGCTGGCGATTGCTATGCAGTACAGCGATGGCTATTCGGAAAACATCCATTCTTTCGCCAACGCCATTAATACGCCGGAGGGCGGTACGCATCTCTCCGGGTTCAAGACTGCGCTCACTCGCACCATGAATTACTACGCCAAGAGCAATAACTTGATCAAAGACGAAAAGGAAATGCCTAGCGGCGATGATCTCCGCGAAGGCCTTGCGGCAGTCGTCACGGTGAAATTGCCGAATCCTCAGTTTGAAGGTAACACTAAGCACAAACTCAGCAGCGGTGAGATTGAGGGCTTCGTGACACAGGCGGTCAATGAGACTCTCGGCACTTGGCTGGAGGAACATCCGGCTGACGCCAAGCGAATTTTCCAAAAAGGACTGCTGGCCCGGCACGCCCGCGAAGCCGCCCGCAAGGCCCGCGAGCTCACCCGCAAGGGCGCCCTCTCCTCCGGCGGCCTACCCGGCAAGCTCTGGGACTGCTCCTCCAAGGACATGGAATCCACCGAACTCTACATCGTCGAAGGCCAGTCGGCAGGCGGCACCGCCAAGGGCGGCCGCGACCGCGTCTTCCAGGCCATCCTCCCCATCAAGGGAAAAATCCTCACCGTCGAAAAGGCCCGCATCGACAAGATGCTCGGCCATGAAGAAATCCGCACCATCGTCCAGGCCCTCTCCTGCGGCATCGGCCTGCAGGAATTCGACATCAACAAGCTCCGCTACGGCAAGATCGTCATCATGACCGACGCCGACGTCGACGGCAGCCACATCCGCACCCTGTTGCTCACCTTCTTCTTCCGGCAGATCCCGGAGCTGGTGCGGCTGGGAAAAATCTTCATCGCGCAGCCGCCGCTCTACCAGGTGGCCCGCGGCAAGAGCGTCGAGTACGTGCTCAACGACCACCGCATGAACGAGGTGCTGGTGACGCTGGCCATGCGCAGCAACGCGGCGCTGATTCTGCGCGACGCCAAGGGCAAGGAGACCGGCCGCATCGAGGGCGAGGCGCTGCGCCGCGTCATCCGCGAGTTGACCCGTCTCGAGGAGCTCTGCGTCGTCAGTCAGTACCGCGGGCTGCAGTTCCCGCGGCTGCTGGAGTCCCGGGCCAAGGATCCCGAAGGCAAGAACCGCCTGCCCAGCTTCATCCTGGCCTGGCGCGGCCACGACGAGCTCTTCCACCGCGAGGCGGATGCCATGAAGGCCCTGGCCGCGCACAAACTGAAACTGGTCGACGTGGGCACCAGCCACGAGGGCGAGGATCCCGCGACCCTAGCCACCCTGCGCGTGCTGCACGAGAACCGCGAGATCGACAAGATCTTCGAATCCCTCGAGAAGGCCGGCCTCTCAATGAGTCACTGGACCCTGGTTCAGGAGGAGGGCGTGACCGGAGAGCGACTGCCCACGCGCTACGGCTGGCTGGTGCAGAACGAGAAGTCCAAGGACACCGAGCTGGTCGAGGTGGCGAACATCCCTTCGATCCTGCAGAAGCTGCACGAGGTCGGCCGCCGCGGCATCGAGGTGAAGCGCTTCAAGGGCCTGGGCGAGATGGAAGCCATCCAGCTCTGGGACACCACCATGGATCCGGCGCGGCGCACGCTGCTGCGCGTGACCTGGGATCAGGCCAGCAACGCCGACAATCTCTTCTCCATCCTGATGGGCGAGGACGTGGAGCAGCGTCGCAACTACATCGAGAAGCACGCGCTCGAAGTCAAGAATCTCGACATTTGA
- the queC gene encoding 7-cyano-7-deazaguanine synthase QueC — protein MKPIRDTPPDARRAVVLLSGGLDSAVTLAALQAEGCRCATLAIDYGQRHRIELEFARRVSKALGAAEHRQVAVDLRTLGGSALTADIEVPRGRDLGGVDVPVTYVPARNTIFLSVALGFAESIGARQIAFGANALDYSGYPDCRPEFIEAFERLANLATRDGVEAPPAGEPWFTVRAPLLRMTKGEIVSLGRKLGVDFALTTSCYDPGPGAEPCGTCDSCRLRAKGFAEARERDPRVK, from the coding sequence ATGAAACCGATTCGAGACACGCCTCCCGATGCCCGCAGGGCGGTCGTCCTGCTTTCCGGCGGACTCGACAGCGCGGTCACGCTGGCGGCCCTGCAGGCCGAGGGATGCCGCTGCGCCACCCTGGCCATCGACTATGGGCAGCGGCACCGGATCGAGCTGGAGTTCGCGCGGCGCGTTTCGAAAGCGCTCGGCGCCGCGGAGCACCGGCAGGTGGCCGTCGACTTGCGGACGCTCGGCGGCAGCGCGCTCACCGCCGACATCGAGGTTCCCCGCGGCCGCGACCTCGGCGGGGTCGATGTCCCGGTCACCTACGTGCCGGCGCGCAACACCATCTTCCTCTCGGTCGCCCTCGGATTCGCCGAGTCGATCGGCGCCCGGCAGATCGCCTTCGGCGCCAACGCGCTGGACTACTCCGGCTATCCGGATTGCCGTCCGGAGTTCATCGAGGCCTTCGAGCGACTCGCGAATCTGGCCACGCGCGACGGCGTGGAAGCCCCCCCCGCGGGCGAGCCTTGGTTCACGGTGCGGGCGCCGCTGCTGCGGATGACCAAGGGGGAGATTGTTTCGCTGGGAAGGAAGCTCGGGGTGGACTTCGCACTCACCACCAGCTGCTACGACCCCGGTCCCGGCGCCGAGCCCTGTGGGACCTGCGACTCGTGCCGGCTGCGCGCCAAGGGCTTCGCCGAGGCTCGCGAGCGCGACCCGCGCGTCAAGTGA
- the groL gene encoding chaperonin GroEL (60 kDa chaperone family; promotes refolding of misfolded polypeptides especially under stressful conditions; forms two stacked rings of heptamers to form a barrel-shaped 14mer; ends can be capped by GroES; misfolded proteins enter the barrel where they are refolded when GroES binds): protein MSVKELSFDIEARKSLLAGVEKLAAAVKSTLGPRGRNAVLDKSWGGPTVTKDGVSVAEEIELTNKTENMGAKLVKEAASKTSDDAGDGTTTATVLAEAIFRSGLKFIASGAEANALVRGIRKAVLVVTKNIESLAKPVSSVAGGIAAVASISANNDEEVGAMMAKAFEKVGKDGVITVEEGKGLETVVDVVEGMQFDRGYLSANFITDTDEMTVEFSRALVLIYEDKIDSITKLVPFLEKVMDAKKPLLIIAEDITGEALSTLVINKMRGVLNVCAVKAPGYGDRRKAMLEDLAILTGGEAIMKDLGIDLDKVVISQLGQVKKVTVDADNTTLVEGAGSTKAIKDRCEQIRAEMEKTDSDYDREKLQERLAKLAGGVAQIKVGASSETELKEKKSRVEDALHATRAAVAEGVVAGGGVSFVRSIAAVKKARTTVEGDEAFGFDVIAEALSVPLRVIAENAGEKGTVVVSKVLSMTGHNGFNALTRTYGDLIKDGVITPAKVDRSALQNAASVAGLLLSADCVITEAPKPKDAPAAHDHSHAH from the coding sequence ATGTCCGTCAAAGAACTCTCCTTCGACATCGAAGCCCGCAAGTCCCTGCTTGCCGGCGTCGAGAAACTCGCCGCCGCCGTCAAGAGCACGCTGGGTCCCCGCGGACGCAACGCAGTGCTGGACAAGAGCTGGGGCGGACCGACGGTGACCAAGGACGGCGTCAGCGTCGCCGAGGAGATCGAGTTGACCAACAAGACGGAGAACATGGGCGCCAAGCTCGTCAAGGAAGCCGCGAGCAAGACCAGCGACGATGCCGGCGACGGTACCACCACCGCCACGGTCCTGGCCGAGGCCATCTTCCGCAGCGGACTGAAGTTCATCGCCAGCGGCGCCGAGGCCAATGCCCTGGTGCGCGGCATCCGCAAGGCGGTTCTGGTGGTCACCAAGAACATCGAGTCGCTGGCCAAGCCTGTTTCCAGCGTGGCCGGCGGCATCGCCGCGGTCGCCAGCATCTCCGCCAACAACGACGAGGAGGTCGGCGCCATGATGGCCAAGGCCTTCGAGAAGGTCGGCAAGGATGGCGTGATCACGGTCGAAGAAGGCAAGGGCCTGGAGACCGTCGTGGACGTGGTCGAAGGCATGCAGTTCGACCGCGGCTACCTCAGCGCCAACTTCATCACCGACACCGATGAGATGACCGTCGAGTTCAGCCGCGCTCTGGTCCTGATCTACGAGGACAAGATCGACTCCATCACCAAGCTGGTGCCCTTCCTCGAGAAGGTCATGGACGCCAAGAAGCCTCTGCTGATCATCGCCGAGGACATCACCGGCGAGGCCCTGAGCACGCTGGTGATCAACAAGATGCGCGGCGTGCTGAACGTCTGCGCGGTGAAGGCCCCCGGCTACGGCGACCGCCGCAAGGCCATGCTCGAAGATCTCGCGATTCTCACCGGCGGCGAAGCGATCATGAAGGATCTGGGCATCGATCTTGACAAGGTCGTCATCTCCCAGCTCGGCCAGGTCAAGAAGGTCACCGTCGACGCCGACAACACCACGCTCGTCGAGGGCGCGGGAAGCACCAAGGCCATCAAGGATCGCTGCGAGCAGATTCGCGCCGAGATGGAGAAGACCGACAGCGACTACGACCGCGAGAAACTGCAGGAGCGCCTGGCCAAGCTCGCCGGCGGCGTTGCTCAGATCAAGGTTGGAGCCAGCTCCGAGACCGAGCTCAAGGAGAAGAAGAGCCGCGTCGAGGACGCACTGCACGCGACCCGAGCCGCGGTCGCCGAAGGCGTGGTCGCCGGCGGAGGCGTCAGCTTCGTCCGCAGCATCGCCGCGGTCAAGAAGGCCCGAACCACCGTCGAGGGCGACGAGGCCTTCGGCTTCGATGTCATCGCCGAGGCCCTCTCGGTTCCGCTGCGCGTGATCGCCGAGAACGCCGGTGAAAAGGGCACCGTGGTCGTCTCCAAGGTGCTCTCCATGACCGGTCACAACGGCTTCAACGCACTCACCCGCACCTACGGCGACCTGATCAAGGACGGCGTCATCACGCCGGCCAAGGTCGACCGCTCCGCATTGCAGAACGCGGCCAGCGTCGCCGGACTGCTGCTCAGCGCCGACTGCGTCATCACCGAGGCTCCCAAGCCGAAGGATGCGCCGGCCGCCCACGACCATTCGCACGCCCACTAA
- a CDS encoding co-chaperone GroES → MSNIRPLEDRILVKPLDPETKTATGLYLPESAKEKPMQGKVVATGPGKLLDNGTRQTPLVKKGDTVVYGKYSGTEVEIKNTKHLIVRESELLGIIEG, encoded by the coding sequence ATGTCAAACATTCGTCCCCTCGAAGACCGCATCCTCGTCAAGCCGCTCGATCCCGAGACCAAGACCGCAACCGGCCTCTACCTTCCGGAGAGCGCCAAGGAAAAGCCCATGCAGGGCAAGGTGGTCGCCACCGGTCCGGGCAAGCTGCTGGACAACGGCACGCGCCAAACCCCGCTCGTCAAGAAGGGCGACACCGTCGTGTACGGGAAGTACTCCGGCACCGAAGTCGAGATCAAGAACACCAAGCACCTGATCGTTCGCGAGAGCGAGCTGCTGGGCATCATCGAAGGCTGA
- the groL gene encoding chaperonin GroEL (60 kDa chaperone family; promotes refolding of misfolded polypeptides especially under stressful conditions; forms two stacked rings of heptamers to form a barrel-shaped 14mer; ends can be capped by GroES; misfolded proteins enter the barrel where they are refolded when GroES binds), producing the protein MSNKQMKFKALAHAELKRGVDQIARAVAVTMGPTGRNVIVQKSFGNPSVTKDGVSVAKEVELPCPFENMGAKLVHQVAKKTADVAGDGTTAATVLAAAIFNGGLKFVAGAVNAVALQRGINLAATAASNALVEMAQKCKGKADLEKIATVSANHDAQLGKLIAEAIDRVGANGVVEVEDGRTAETTLEYVEGMSFDKGYLSPYFMTDPKKGECVLENPQILIHEKKISNLADLLPLLNKVAQSGKPLLIIAEEVENEALAALVVNRLRGVLQVCAVKAPGFGDRRKAMLGDIATLTGGTFIAEDLGRNLEDVALDELGTAKRVVIGKDETIIVQGGGKKSEVTARAEQIKSLHDKSTSDYDREKLMERHAKLTSGVAVIHVGASTEAALKEKKDRVDDAIHATRAAAKEGYVPGGGVAYLRAIDAVTKAKAKADGDEKFGFDIVISAMRTPCWQIAQNSGVDGDVTVEKVLEGKGAYGFNAGSGEYEDLVKAGIIDPVLVTRTALQNAASVAGLMLTTDVLVTDLKDDAEPVEDSVS; encoded by the coding sequence ATGAGCAACAAGCAGATGAAATTCAAGGCCCTGGCCCACGCCGAACTCAAGCGCGGCGTCGACCAGATCGCCCGCGCCGTCGCGGTGACAATGGGACCGACCGGCCGCAATGTGATCGTGCAGAAGTCCTTCGGCAACCCGAGCGTGACCAAGGACGGCGTCAGCGTCGCCAAGGAAGTCGAGCTGCCCTGTCCTTTTGAAAATATGGGCGCCAAGCTGGTGCACCAGGTCGCCAAGAAGACCGCGGATGTCGCCGGCGACGGCACCACCGCCGCCACCGTGCTGGCCGCCGCCATCTTCAACGGCGGGTTGAAGTTCGTCGCGGGCGCGGTCAACGCCGTCGCTCTGCAGCGCGGCATCAATCTTGCGGCCACCGCCGCCAGCAACGCGCTGGTCGAGATGGCCCAGAAGTGCAAGGGCAAGGCCGATCTGGAGAAGATCGCCACCGTCAGCGCCAACCACGACGCTCAGCTCGGCAAGCTGATCGCCGAGGCCATCGACCGCGTCGGCGCCAACGGCGTCGTCGAGGTGGAGGATGGCCGGACCGCCGAGACCACACTCGAATACGTCGAGGGCATGAGTTTCGACAAGGGCTACCTCTCCCCCTACTTCATGACCGATCCCAAGAAGGGCGAGTGCGTGCTTGAGAATCCGCAGATCCTGATCCACGAGAAGAAGATCTCCAACCTCGCCGATCTGCTGCCCCTGCTGAACAAGGTGGCCCAGTCCGGCAAGCCCCTGCTGATCATCGCCGAGGAAGTCGAGAACGAGGCCCTCGCGGCCCTGGTCGTCAACCGCCTCCGCGGCGTGCTGCAGGTCTGCGCCGTCAAGGCTCCCGGTTTCGGTGATCGCCGCAAGGCCATGCTGGGCGACATCGCCACGCTGACCGGCGGAACCTTCATCGCCGAGGACCTCGGTCGCAATCTCGAGGACGTGGCGCTGGACGAGCTGGGAACGGCCAAGCGCGTCGTCATCGGCAAGGACGAGACCATCATCGTGCAGGGCGGCGGCAAGAAGAGCGAAGTCACCGCCCGCGCCGAGCAGATCAAGTCGCTGCACGACAAGAGCACCAGCGACTACGACCGCGAGAAGCTGATGGAGCGCCACGCCAAGCTCACCAGCGGCGTCGCCGTGATCCATGTCGGCGCCTCCACCGAGGCGGCCCTCAAGGAGAAGAAGGATCGCGTCGACGACGCGATCCACGCGACCCGCGCGGCCGCCAAGGAGGGCTATGTGCCCGGCGGCGGCGTGGCCTATCTGCGGGCCATCGACGCGGTCACCAAGGCGAAGGCCAAGGCCGACGGCGACGAGAAGTTCGGCTTCGACATCGTGATCAGCGCCATGCGGACTCCCTGCTGGCAGATCGCCCAGAACTCCGGCGTGGACGGCGACGTCACCGTGGAGAAGGTGCTTGAAGGCAAGGGCGCCTACGGCTTCAACGCCGGCAGCGGCGAGTACGAGGATCTGGTGAAGGCGGGCATTATCGATCCCGTCCTGGTCACCCGCACCGCGCTGCAAAACGCGGCCAGCGTCGCCGGCCTCATGCTTACCACCGACGTCCTGGTGACGGACTTGAAGGACGACGCGGAGCCCGTGGAAGACAGCGTCAGTTGA
- the dnaJ gene encoding molecular chaperone DnaJ — MAEPRDYYELFGIAKDASADDIKRAYRRLAMKYHPDRNPGDAAAEAEFKACAEAYEVLGDPEKRALYDRYGHAGLRSNPHHDFRSMHVEDIFSMFNDIFGGAGGGGGGRQRGVARGYDLETEVELELKDVLNGCERDVEFTRQDVCTVCSGSGAKAGSTPVTCPTCQGRGQVQQSGLGGMFRMVTTCPNCQGAGKIVIDKCTTCRGSSRVPTNKRLRIKVPAGIADGQVIRVAGEGEPPRRELSMDGSGVRGDLHAVVRVKEHKDFERDGDDLVMALTIGFSRAALGGVVEVKSIDGPVSIEIPHGSQQGDTVRIDNRGVPNLKSKKRGDLVAVLMLQVPNKLTDRQRQLLEEFARTEKIEPRKGASKSGFWDKMKDLKDSLTGG; from the coding sequence GTGGCGGAACCTCGCGACTACTACGAATTGTTCGGCATCGCCAAGGACGCCTCGGCGGACGACATCAAGCGCGCCTATCGGCGCCTGGCGATGAAGTACCACCCCGACCGCAATCCCGGCGACGCCGCGGCCGAGGCGGAATTCAAGGCCTGCGCCGAGGCCTACGAGGTGCTGGGCGACCCGGAAAAGCGCGCCCTCTACGACCGGTATGGCCATGCGGGCCTGCGCTCCAATCCCCACCATGACTTCCGCTCGATGCACGTGGAGGACATCTTCTCGATGTTCAACGACATCTTCGGCGGCGCTGGCGGTGGCGGCGGCGGGCGCCAGCGCGGCGTGGCCCGCGGCTACGACCTGGAGACCGAGGTGGAGCTGGAGCTGAAGGACGTCCTCAACGGCTGCGAGCGCGACGTGGAGTTCACGCGGCAGGATGTCTGCACCGTCTGCTCCGGCAGCGGCGCCAAGGCGGGCTCGACCCCCGTGACCTGCCCGACCTGCCAGGGCCGCGGACAGGTGCAGCAGTCGGGGCTCGGCGGCATGTTCCGCATGGTCACCACCTGCCCCAACTGCCAGGGTGCCGGCAAGATCGTCATCGACAAGTGCACCACCTGCCGCGGCAGCAGCCGCGTGCCCACCAACAAGCGGCTGCGGATCAAGGTGCCCGCCGGCATCGCCGACGGCCAGGTGATTCGCGTGGCCGGCGAGGGCGAGCCACCGCGCCGCGAGCTCAGCATGGACGGCAGCGGCGTGCGCGGCGACCTGCACGCCGTGGTGCGCGTCAAGGAACACAAGGATTTCGAGCGCGACGGAGACGACCTGGTCATGGCCCTGACCATCGGATTCTCGCGGGCGGCGCTGGGCGGCGTGGTCGAGGTCAAGTCGATCGACGGCCCGGTCTCGATCGAGATTCCCCACGGCTCGCAGCAGGGCGACACGGTGCGCATCGACAACCGCGGCGTGCCCAACCTCAAGAGCAAGAAGCGCGGCGACCTGGTCGCGGTGCTGATGCTGCAGGTTCCGAACAAGCTCACCGACCGGCAGCGCCAGCTCCTGGAGGAGTTCGCCCGCACCGAGAAGATCGAGCCGCGCAAAGGCGCCTCCAAGAGCGGCTTCTGGGACAAGATGAAGGATCTGAAGGATTCCCTCACCGGCGGATAA
- a CDS encoding nucleotide exchange factor GrpE, translating to MNSNDQTNNTADADDEMPEAAGTPEETIVQLEQEIVELKESRLRALADLQNTARRGVENETRARIQGIMGAARGVIPVLDQFELALQQKDLTAKQAAEGLRLLQSELWKSLERVGVAKIEPSIGDAFEPDKHEAVLQQPAEGVEAGAISMRLQDGYRIGETVLRPAKVAIQPNS from the coding sequence ATGAACAGCAACGACCAAACCAACAACACCGCGGACGCCGACGACGAAATGCCGGAAGCCGCCGGCACCCCCGAAGAGACCATCGTCCAGCTCGAGCAGGAGATCGTCGAGCTCAAGGAGTCGCGCCTGCGGGCGCTGGCCGATCTGCAGAACACCGCGCGGCGCGGCGTGGAGAACGAAACGCGGGCGCGGATCCAGGGCATCATGGGCGCGGCGCGCGGAGTCATTCCGGTGCTGGACCAGTTCGAGCTGGCCCTGCAGCAGAAGGATCTGACCGCCAAGCAGGCCGCCGAGGGGCTGCGCCTGCTCCAGAGCGAGCTGTGGAAGTCGCTTGAGCGCGTGGGAGTGGCCAAGATCGAGCCCAGCATCGGCGACGCCTTCGAGCCGGACAAGCATGAGGCCGTGCTGCAGCAGCCCGCCGAAGGGGTCGAGGCGGGCGCGATCAGCATGCGCCTGCAGGATGGATATCGCATCGGCGAAACGGTGCTGCGCCCCGCGAAGGTCGCCATCCAGCCCAACAGCTGA